A window of the Lolium perenne isolate Kyuss_39 chromosome 7, Kyuss_2.0, whole genome shotgun sequence genome harbors these coding sequences:
- the LOC127317318 gene encoding protein WHAT'S THIS FACTOR 1 homolog, chloroplastic, which translates to MARWSSPKDPPLEAALRRNRRWIVNNQIKRLLLRFPSRSAPVRLLQSRFKTLDLLGRAANWLRKYPSCFDIFTGEGPSGSGGELCFGFTKRMAELVDAEEAAVAASEPAMADRLARVLMLARGRRLQVSKLAALRGPLGLPDDYLLRVLPAHTDLFRLANPYPHRRNAAELELLRWVPSLAVSSVEAAASARNSLPRFTCSLPSSWVKSHEKMEDFNSTPYISPYSEDWAVASTDAEAEKRAVAVVHEFLSLTMWRKISVMKLEHFRWEFGLPEDIGRLLLRHPCLFYVSNRYKLHTVVLREGYDVSELRVKDPVVAAKDRLGELMQEGLHEYNQRRRAANLENKRRRGDVDVKKEEEEPEDDAARLDSAEKREERRRFYKVLFGDDNQ; encoded by the coding sequence ATGGCGCGGTGGTCGTCTCCCAAGGACCCGCCGCTGGAGGCAGCCCTCCGCCGCAACCGGCGCTGGATCGTGAACAACCAGATCAAGcgcctcctcctccgcttccCGTCCCGCTCTGCCCCAGTCCGCCTCCTCCAGTCCCGCTTCAAGACGCTCGACCTCCTCGGCCGCGCCGCCAACTGGCTCCGCAAGTACCCATCCTGCTTCGACATCTTCACCGGCGAAGGCCCCTCAGGGAGCGGCGGGGAGCTCTGCTTCGGCTTCACCAAGCGGATGGCCGAGCTCGTCGACGCCGAGGAGGCCGCCGTCGCCGCGTCCGAGCCAGCCATGGCCGACCGGCTCGCGCGGGTGCTCATGCTCGCCCGTGGACGCCGCCTCCAGGTCTCCAAGCTCGCCGCGCTGCGCGGACCGCTCGGCCTCCCCGACGACTACCTCCTCCGCGTCCTGCCGGCCCACACCGACCTCTTCCGCCTCGCCAACCCGTACCCTCACCGCCGCAACGCCGCCGAGCTGGAGCTGCTCCGGTGGGTTCCCTCCCTCGCCGTCTCCTCCGTCGAGGCCGCCGCCTCCGCGAGGAACTCCCTCCCGAGGTTCACCTGCTCGTTGCCGTCCTCTTGGGTCAAGTCCCACGAAAAGATGGAGGATTTCAACTCCACGCCTTACATTTCGCCCTACTCGGAGGACTGGGCGGTTGCCAGCACGGACGCGGAGGCCGAGAAGCGCGCCGTGGCCGTGGTTCATGAGTTCCTTTCGCTCACCATGTGGAGAAAGATTTCGGTTATGAAGCTTGAACACTTCAGATGGGAGTTCGGGCTGCCGGAGGACATTGGTAGGCTGCTGCTCCGGCATCCATGCCTCTTCTATGTGTCAAATCGATACAAACTCCACACGGTGGTGCTTCGTGAGGGTTACGATGTGTCCGAGCTGAGGGTGAAGGATCCAGTGGTGGCGGCAAAGGATAGGCTCGGGGAGCTGATGCAGGAGGGGCTGCACGAGTATAACCAGCGGCGGCGTGCTGCTAATTTGGAGAATAAGAGGAGGAGAGGCGATGTTGATGTaaagaaggaggaagaggagccggAGGATGACGCAGCACGGTTGGACAGTGCGGAGAAGAGGGAGGAGCGGAGGAGGTTTTACAAGGTGCTGTTTGGTGATGACAACCAGTGA
- the LOC139833593 gene encoding cell number regulator 11-like has product MPGKWSVGLCDCFGDCGTYCLTCWCPCITFGRIAEITDRGYMLHAWDSVCFARVYRLQLVIFLYQMLLNAGTIQNPGSPFMDCCVHMCCESCALCQEYKELENHGFNMSKGWKGSNETVRRMEAPEKQGMEVLLDHE; this is encoded by the exons ATGCCGGGGAAGTGGTCAGTTGGGCTTTGTGACTGCTTTGGAGATTGTGGCACCT ATTGCTTAACATGCTGGTGCCCCTGCATTACATTTGGTCGCATTGCTGAGATTACCGACAGAGGCTA CATGCTGCATGCATGGGACTCTGTATGTTTTGCTAGGGTCTATAGGCTGCAACTGGTTATATTCTTGTACCAAATGCTCCTCAATGCGGGCACAATACAAAATCCGGGATCGCCCTTCATGGATTGCTGTGTTCACATGTGCTGTGAAAGCTGTGCGCTATGCCAAGAGTACAAAGAGTTAGAAAACCATGGGTTCAACATGTCCAAAG GATGGAAAGGTAGCAACGAAACTGTGAGACGTATGGAAGCACCAGAAAAGCAAGGGATGGAAGTGCTTTTAGACCATGAATAA
- the LOC139834184 gene encoding protein WHAT'S THIS FACTOR 1 homolog, chloroplastic-like produces MEDFNSTPYISPYSEDWVVPSTDVEAEKRAVAVVHEFLSLTMWRKILVIKLEHFRWEFGLPEDTGRLLLRHPCLFYVSNRYKLHTVVLREGYEVSELRVKDPVVAAKDRLGELMQEGLHEYNQRRRAANLENKRRRGNVDVKKKEEDQEDDAAQLDSAEKREERRRFYKVLFGDDNR; encoded by the coding sequence ATGGAGGATTTCAACTCCACGCCTTACATTTCACCCTACTCGGAGGACTGGGTGGTGCCCAGCACCGACGTGGAGGCCGAGAAGCGTGCCGTGGCCGTGGTTCATGAGTTTCTTTCGCTTACCATGTGGAGAAAGATTTTGGTTATCAAGCTTGAGCACTTCAGGTGGGAGTTCGGGCTGCCGGAGGACACCGGTAGGCTGCTGCTCCGGCATCCATGCCTCTTCTACGTGTCGAATCGGTACAAACTCCACACGGTGGTGCTTCGTGAGGGTTACGAGGTGTCCGAGCTGAGGGTGAAGGATCCAGTGGTGGCGGCAAAGGATAGGCTTGGGGAGCTGATGCAGGAGGGGTTGCACGAGTATAACCAGCGGCGACGTGCTGCAAATTTGGAGAATAAGAGGAGAAGAGGCAATGTTGATgtaaagaagaaggaagaggatcaGGAGGATGACGCAGCACAGTTGGATAGTGCGGAGAagagggaggagaggaggagatttTACAAGGTGCTGTTTGGTGATGACAACCGGTGA
- the LOC139833594 gene encoding cell number regulator 11-like, which produces MTSKLGKWSTGLFGCFGDCGTFCLTCWCPCITFGRIADIADKGSSCTGTLYVLLGSIGCNWLYSCTKRSSLRAQYNFPGSPFMDCCVHMFCESCALCQEYKELENRGFNMSKGISSPST; this is translated from the exons ATGACCAGCAAGCTGGGAAAGTGGTCAACTGGGCTTTTTGGCTGCTTTGGAGACTGTGGCACAT TTTGCTTGACATGCTGGTGCCCCTGCATTACATTTGGTCGCATTGCTGACATTGCGGACAAAGGCTCATCATGTACG GGGACTCTGTATGTTTTGCTAGGGTCCATAGGCTGCAACTGGTTGTATTCTTGTACCAAACGCTCTTCACTGCGGGCGCAATACAACTTTCCAGGATCGCCCTTCATGGATTGCTGCGTTCACATGTTTTGTGAAAGTTGTGCGCTATGCCAAGAGTACAAAGAGCTAGAAAATCGCGGGTTCAACATGTCCAAAGGTATCTCCTCTCCTTCTACGTGA
- the LOC127317319 gene encoding disease resistance protein RGA5, giving the protein MEFATGAMSSLLPKLGEILLEEYNMKESVKKGIGDLKAELESMQGALVKVSSVPLDQLDPQIKIWANEVRELSYAIEDKLDSFRTRVDGVETTKPKMKHLLKMVRNKCTKFKARHEIANDIKGIESQVRQIKERYDRYKIEDVVANVATTTVDPRLSALYSKASDLVGTDEPIEEVMKVLSEGVDTSPKNTKIVSIVGFGGLGKTTLAKALYDKLSDTYQCQGFVPVGQNQGTKKVLRDILLELDMELYKAAATMDERQLINQLRKFLAGKRYFIVIDDIWDIPTWEIIKCAFVDSHPESIFIITTRIVDVATRAGGIYRIKPLSGDNSKLLFYTRTCGEEPSHDNQPDEVTNKILKKCGGVPLAIITIASLLVGKPSADWSKVYDAIGFGDEDSEVIQNTRKILSFSYYDLRPYLKTCLLYLGMYPEDKFMQKKSLIWRWVSEGFVPDKQGIGSYELGESYYNELVNKSLIREVEYRFEEGCCLHDMVLDLIRTMSTEVNFVTVQDTRENHITPSPNGQSNRVHRLALHRSKVEHNPGINMGHVRSFNAITCTDSGIPPLSVFKVLRVLVIEECDFLEAHSLEHLGKLVQLRYLGLVKTTVKLPEGIGEDLKFLEVLDIRGGLISELPSSVCELKNLRCLQADEGTIMKGKIGKLTSLEDLRVRSVEKFPNFFMELGKLTNLRVLEIQFGKCEETAGKALAGSLCNLHKIQSLIIRRFELNEFMDLYETKFIVRVDSLEDLALDTKLRFLSLTGIIMPRVPPCFNSLRVPLLSQLWLHVEVVEAQDLQTLGRLSSLLDLFLESEEQKRILYTFGCHEFKKLKHLSTNIEITLGEGALPRLQMLSYCASVGRKDSLVPWNNRCPLLEGVTCRLDCANSTFGELKAAKTVLWKAERIHPNSKNLDLYIERENYDRKAARLIDALRSILHELDRPDEEDITADQRDIHRMIKSLETLLRDAAEPRVGRYGEEELPGIVTKLKTWLHDHAGADQEEETDDSDVTYSSDYTDIDDDDYDDGAKRVATGTGVQEGAPSQP; this is encoded by the exons ATGGAGTTCGCCACAGGGGCGATGAGCTCTCTCctccccaagcttggggagatacTCCTAGAGGAGTACAACATGAAGGAGAGTGTGAAGAAGGGGATTGGAGACCTCAAGGCTGAGCTCGAGAGCATGCAGGGAGCTCTTGTGAAGGTATCCAGCGTGCCCCTGGATCAACTTGACCCACAGATCAAGATATGGGCTAACGAGGTTAGGGAGTTGTCCTACGCCATTGAAGACAAGCTCGACTCCTTCAGGACGCGTGTTGATGGTGTTGAAACAACCAAGCCCAAAATGAAGCACTTGTTGAAGATGGTCCGCAACAAGTGCACCAAGTTCAAGGCGCGCCATGAAATAGCCAATGACATCAAAGGTATCGAGAGCCAAGTTAGGCAGATCAAGGAACGGTATGATAGATACAAGATCGAGGACGTTGTTGCTAATGTTGCAACAACTACTGTTGACCCTCGTCTCTCAGCTCTATACAGCAAGGCATCCGACCTTGTTGGTACTGATGAGCCAATTGAAGAGGTAATGAAGGTCTTGTCCGAGGGTGTTGACACGTCCCCAAAAAACACCAAGATAGTCTCCATTGTTGGATTTGGAGGTTTGGGCAAGACCACCCTTGCAAAAGCATTATATGACAAACTTAGTGATACATACCAGTGTCAAGGTTTTGTTCCAGTTGGTCAGAACCAAGGCACGAAGAAAGTTCTCAGGGACATCCTCCTTGAACTTGACATGGAGCTGTACAAAGCTGCAGCAACAATGGATGAAAGGCAACTGATCAACCAGTTGCGAAAATTCCTTGCAGGCAAGAG GTACTTTATAGTTATTGATGACATATGGGACATTCCAACATGGGAAATCATAAAGTGTGCTTTCGTGGATAGTCACCCAGAAAGTATATTTATCATAACTACTCGTATTGTTGATGTTGCCACAAGAGCCGGTGGTATCTACCGCATAAAACCGCTTTCCGGTGACAACTCCAAATTGCTATTCTATacaagaacatgtggtgaagaaccAAGTCACGATAACCAACCTGATGAAGTGACTAACAAAATCTTAAAGAAATGTGGTGGTGTGCCATTAGCTATCATTACAATAGCTAGTCTGCTTGTTGGTAAGCCAAGTGCAGATTGGTCTAAGGTGTATGATGCAATTGGTTTTGGGGATGAAGACAGTGAAGTCATTCAGAACACAAGAAAAATATTATCTTTCAGCTATTATGACCTAAGACCCTATCTGAAGACATGTTTACTGTACCTAGGCATGTATCCTGAAGATAAATTTATGCAGAAAAAATCTTTGATATGGAGGTGGGTTTCTGAGGGATTTGTGCCGGATAAGCAAGGCATTGGCTCATATGAGCTAGGTGAGAGCTATTACAATGAGCTAGTGAACAAAAGTTTGATTCGTGAGGTAGAGTACAGATTTGAAGAAGGTTGTTGTCTTCATGATATGGTGCTAGATCTGATCCGCACCATGTCAACGGAAGTAAATTTTGTTACAGTACAAGATACAAGAGAGAATCACATCACTCCATCACCAAACGGACAAAGCAATAGAGTTCATAGGTTAGCTCTCCACCGATCAAAAGTGGAGCACAATCCTGGCATAAATATGGGACATGTGCGGTCATTTAATGCTATCACGTGTACTGATAGTGGGATCCCCCCGCTTTCGGTCTTTAAAGTATTACGTGTACTAGTAATAGAGGAATGTGATTTTCTTGAAGCTCATAGTCTTGAGCATCTTGGGAAGTTGGTCCAACTAAGGTATCTAGGACTGGTGAAGACAACTGTCAAGCTCCCAGAAGGAATAGGAGAAGATCTAAAGTTTCTTGAGGTTTTGGACATAAGGGGAGGTTTGATCAGCGAGTTGCCATCGTCGGTTTGTGAGCTAAAGAATTTGAGGTGCTTGCAGGCCGATGAGGGTACAATAATGAAGGGCAAGATAGGGAAACTAACTTCACTTGAAGATTTGCGAGTACGTTCTGTGGAGAAGTTCCCAAACTTCTTCATGGAGTTGGGGAAGCTGACAAACCTGAGGGTGCTCGAAATCCAGTTCGGCAAATGTGAGGAGACTGCAGGCAAGGCTCTAGCAGGGTCGCTGTGCAACCTGCACAAGATCCAAAGTCTGATTATTAGGAGGTTTGAGCTCAATGAATTCATGGATTTGTATGAAACAAAATTCATTGTCCGTGTTGACAGCCTAGAAGACTTGGCCCTCGACACAAAGCTCCGCTTTTTGTCTCTGACCGGCATAATTATGCCGAGGGTGCCGCCGTGCTTCAATTCTTTGCGTGTTCCGCTCCTCTCTCAGCTGTGGCTGCATGTGGAAGTTGTAGAAGCTCAGGATCTGCAAACCCTAGGAAGATTGTCATCACTCCTCGACCTGTTTCTCGAGAGTGAGGAACAAAAGCGAATATTATATACCTTTGGTTGCCATGAGTTCAAGAAACTGAAACACTTGAGCACGAACATAGAAATCACTCTTGGAGAAGGCGCATTGCCAAGGCTTCAAATGTTGTCATACTGTGCCAGCGTTGGAAGAAAGGACAGCCTTGTGCCATGGAATAATAGATGTCCTTTACTTGAGGGAGTCACATGTCGGCTTGACTGCGCTAACAGCACCTTCGGGGAATTGAAAGCAGCGAAGACAGTACTGTGGAAAGCCGAGAGAATCCATCCCAATTCTAAGAATCTTGACCTTTATATAGAAAGAGAGAACTACGACCGGAAAGCAGCTCGGCTCATTGATGCACTCAGGTCAATCCTACATGAATTGGACAGGCCCGATGAGGAAGACATTACTGCAGATCAAAGAGATATACATCGCATGATTAAATCACTGGAGACCTTGTTACGTGACGCAGCCGAGCCTCGAGTCGGGAGGTATGGCGAAGAAGAGCTGCCAGGCATCGTCACCAAATTGAAGACTTGGTTGCATGACCATGCTGGTGCCGACCAAGAAGAAGAG ACGGACGACAGTGATGTCACATACAGCTCCGACTACACTGACATCGACGACGACGACTATGATGATGGAGCAAAAAGAG TTGCCACAGGCACTGGTGTTCAGGAAGGAGCACCGAGCCAACCTTGA